Proteins encoded within one genomic window of Cucumis sativus cultivar 9930 chromosome 3, Cucumber_9930_V3, whole genome shotgun sequence:
- the LOC101215098 gene encoding cyclic dof factor 3 isoform X1: MSSSTTQDVISPPHFKDLAIKLFGRTIPLPESQISAAPLHNPCQFVEYCFQDACNNLKKAEQSVSGAEDSCPSERSSVLVGDNEENQASNVTSNKGESELHLKEEQEDGNGTDQERAFKKPDKIIPCPRCNSLETKFCYFNNYNVNQPRHFCKNCQRYWTAGGTMRNVPIGAGRRRNKQLASQYRQIIVSSEGVATTRLETSDATNHHHLLSNIESPSALRPSNGSSTVLKFGPEAPLCESMETVLSLGDQKRSIEIGSAYCGDSPEEPSSCGSSMTTTSIRGNELPKSVIERPEAVRLSNSSSDITASNTVHCYPVPQLVFPLNQGGSSLISSAMTQSSDSTSVPNTSSHPNPPVQWLPATVLAVPGFCTPSLPLQFVPASCWGCTPVWTSTGTGNLTVVPSDVCASQTSTCPTSSSPTLGKHLRDTNSLAEDEKSEKCVVVPKTLRVDNPSEASRSPIWTTFGIHPYPKENISKGSVFETSETTNADSKGHFRDTPQILEAKTGSFYSLL; encoded by the exons atgtccAGTTCTACTACACAGGATGTCATTTCCCCCCCACATTTCAAGGATCTCGCCATTAAACTCTTCGGTCGGACCATCCCTTTGCCGGAATCCCAGATTTCCGCCGCCCCTCTTCATAATCCG TGTCAATTTGTTGAATACTGTTTTCAGGATGCTTgcaacaatttgaaaaaagctGAGCAGTCAGTCTCAGGTGCAGAAGACTCTTGCCCATCAGAGAGGTCTTCGGTATTGGTAGGGGATAATGAAGAAAACCAAGCTTCGAACGTGACGTCAAACAAGGGAGAATCAGAACTACATTTGAAAGAAGAGCAGGAGGATGGTAATGGCACGGATCAAGAAAGAGCATTTAAGAAGCCAGACAAAATCATTCCTTGTCCTAGATGTAATAGtttggaaacaaaattttgttacttcAACAACTATAATGTCAATCAACCTAGGCATTTCTGCAAGAACTGCCAAAGATATTGGACTGCTGGTGGGACGATGAGAAACGTTCCTATTGGTGCTGGACGACGAAGAAACAAGCAGTTGGCATCTCAATACCGACAGATAATAGTATCCTCCGAGGGAGTTGCTACAACCCGCTTGGAAACTTCGGATGCAACAAATCACCATCATCTACTCTCGAATATCGAGTCTCCTTCTGCTTTGAGGCCTTCCAATGGAAGTAGTACTGTCCTAAAGTTTGGACCCGAAGCACCACTTTGTGAATCGATGGAGACTGTGCTGAGTCTTGGAGATCAGAAGAGATCCATTGAGATTGGGTCTGCATATTGTGGAGACAGTCCTGAAGAACCATCCTCATGCGGATCTTCCATGACAACTACTAGTATTCGTGGAAACGAATTGCCTAAAAGTGTCATCGAGAGGCCAGAGGCAGTTAGATTGTCCAACTCTAGTAGTGATATCACTGCATCAAATACGGTTCATTGTTACCCCGTTCCACAATTGGTTTTTCCATTGAATCAGGGCGGAAGCAGCCTAATTTCATCAGCAATGACCCAAAGCTCAGATAGCACAAGTGTACCAAATACTAGCAGTCATCCCAATCCACCAGTTCAATGGCTCCCAGCAACAGTGCTGGCAGTTCCAGGGTTTTGCACTCCAAGCCTTCCATTACAATTCGTCCCAGCCTCATGCTGGGGTTGTACGCCCGTATGGACTTCTACCGGTACTGGGAATTTAACCGTTGTTCCTTCTGATGTCTGTGCATCTCAAACATCCACCTGCCCCACAAGCTCATCGCCTACACTCGGTAAGCATTTGAGAGATACAAACAGCCTAGCAGAGGACGAGAAGTCAGAGAAATGCGTGGTGGTTCCAAAGACGTTACGAGTGGATAACCCAAGCGAGGCTTCAAGGAGTCCTATATGGACCACATTTGGAATTCATCCATATCCAAAGGAAAACATTTCGAAAGGTAGTGTTTTTGAAACTTCAGAAACAACTAATGCAGATAGCAAAGGCCATTTTAGGGATACTCCTCAAATTTTGGAAGCAAAAACTGGAAgcttttattctcttttataG
- the LOC101215098 gene encoding cyclic dof factor 3 isoform X2, whose amino-acid sequence MSSSTTQDVISPPHFKDLAIKLFGRTIPLPESQISAAPLHNPDACNNLKKAEQSVSGAEDSCPSERSSVLVGDNEENQASNVTSNKGESELHLKEEQEDGNGTDQERAFKKPDKIIPCPRCNSLETKFCYFNNYNVNQPRHFCKNCQRYWTAGGTMRNVPIGAGRRRNKQLASQYRQIIVSSEGVATTRLETSDATNHHHLLSNIESPSALRPSNGSSTVLKFGPEAPLCESMETVLSLGDQKRSIEIGSAYCGDSPEEPSSCGSSMTTTSIRGNELPKSVIERPEAVRLSNSSSDITASNTVHCYPVPQLVFPLNQGGSSLISSAMTQSSDSTSVPNTSSHPNPPVQWLPATVLAVPGFCTPSLPLQFVPASCWGCTPVWTSTGTGNLTVVPSDVCASQTSTCPTSSSPTLGKHLRDTNSLAEDEKSEKCVVVPKTLRVDNPSEASRSPIWTTFGIHPYPKENISKGSVFETSETTNADSKGHFRDTPQILEAKTGSFYSLL is encoded by the exons atgtccAGTTCTACTACACAGGATGTCATTTCCCCCCCACATTTCAAGGATCTCGCCATTAAACTCTTCGGTCGGACCATCCCTTTGCCGGAATCCCAGATTTCCGCCGCCCCTCTTCATAATCCG GATGCTTgcaacaatttgaaaaaagctGAGCAGTCAGTCTCAGGTGCAGAAGACTCTTGCCCATCAGAGAGGTCTTCGGTATTGGTAGGGGATAATGAAGAAAACCAAGCTTCGAACGTGACGTCAAACAAGGGAGAATCAGAACTACATTTGAAAGAAGAGCAGGAGGATGGTAATGGCACGGATCAAGAAAGAGCATTTAAGAAGCCAGACAAAATCATTCCTTGTCCTAGATGTAATAGtttggaaacaaaattttgttacttcAACAACTATAATGTCAATCAACCTAGGCATTTCTGCAAGAACTGCCAAAGATATTGGACTGCTGGTGGGACGATGAGAAACGTTCCTATTGGTGCTGGACGACGAAGAAACAAGCAGTTGGCATCTCAATACCGACAGATAATAGTATCCTCCGAGGGAGTTGCTACAACCCGCTTGGAAACTTCGGATGCAACAAATCACCATCATCTACTCTCGAATATCGAGTCTCCTTCTGCTTTGAGGCCTTCCAATGGAAGTAGTACTGTCCTAAAGTTTGGACCCGAAGCACCACTTTGTGAATCGATGGAGACTGTGCTGAGTCTTGGAGATCAGAAGAGATCCATTGAGATTGGGTCTGCATATTGTGGAGACAGTCCTGAAGAACCATCCTCATGCGGATCTTCCATGACAACTACTAGTATTCGTGGAAACGAATTGCCTAAAAGTGTCATCGAGAGGCCAGAGGCAGTTAGATTGTCCAACTCTAGTAGTGATATCACTGCATCAAATACGGTTCATTGTTACCCCGTTCCACAATTGGTTTTTCCATTGAATCAGGGCGGAAGCAGCCTAATTTCATCAGCAATGACCCAAAGCTCAGATAGCACAAGTGTACCAAATACTAGCAGTCATCCCAATCCACCAGTTCAATGGCTCCCAGCAACAGTGCTGGCAGTTCCAGGGTTTTGCACTCCAAGCCTTCCATTACAATTCGTCCCAGCCTCATGCTGGGGTTGTACGCCCGTATGGACTTCTACCGGTACTGGGAATTTAACCGTTGTTCCTTCTGATGTCTGTGCATCTCAAACATCCACCTGCCCCACAAGCTCATCGCCTACACTCGGTAAGCATTTGAGAGATACAAACAGCCTAGCAGAGGACGAGAAGTCAGAGAAATGCGTGGTGGTTCCAAAGACGTTACGAGTGGATAACCCAAGCGAGGCTTCAAGGAGTCCTATATGGACCACATTTGGAATTCATCCATATCCAAAGGAAAACATTTCGAAAGGTAGTGTTTTTGAAACTTCAGAAACAACTAATGCAGATAGCAAAGGCCATTTTAGGGATACTCCTCAAATTTTGGAAGCAAAAACTGGAAgcttttattctcttttataG
- the LOC101204524 gene encoding 15-cis-phytoene desaturase, chloroplastic/chromoplastic: MSVAAPTSMLSYSIHSHRRLHLFKPKSSSSISLSLSPPKPTQTSVVVIGAGLAGLAAATHLRSKNIPFILLEASDGVGGRVRTDLVDGFLLDRGFQIFITAYPEAQSLLNYQSLRLQKFYSGALVYHDRQFHTVADPLRHFIDSLGSLSNPIGSVLDKLLIGLTRARVLAKSDEEIFTADEVSTIDLLKQIGFSDSIISRFFRPFFGGIFFDTQLETSSRLFNFIFKCLALGNNTLPVDGIGAIPQQLASNLPPETILLNSKVVSVDFDDSSKSKSPIVKLQSGEIIRSEMGVIVAVEEPEAGRLLAGRKKIGNRKPPRSTVCVYFTTDRERIPVKEPVLFLNGSGKGIVNNMFFATNVAPSYGPPEKALVSVSLIGKFEGVEDEDLTAEVIREMGDWFGESTVEGWKHLRTYRIEFAQPNQSPPWDVMKDPTVENGLYVCGDYLTSATFDGALVAGRKAVEALVRDRAVIYV, translated from the coding sequence ATGAGTGTCGCCGCCCCAACGTCTATGCTTTCTTATTCCATCCATTCCCACCGTCGCCTCCATTTATTTAAACCCAAATCCTCTTCCTccatttccctttctctttccCCTCCAAAACCCACCCAAACCAGCGTCGTCGTCATCGGAGCCGGCCTCGCCGGCTTAGCCGCCGCCACCCACCTCCGCTCCAAAAACATCCCCTTTATCCTCCTCGAAGCCTCCGACGGTGTCGGTGGCCGTGTCCGCACCGACCTCGTCGACGGCTTCCTCCTCGACCGCGGCTTCCAAATCTTCATCACCGCATACCCTGAAGCCCAATCTCTCCTCAATTACCAATCTCTCCGCCTCCAAAAATTCTACTCCGGCGCTCTTGTCTATCACGACCGGCAATTCCACACCGTAGCCGACCCTTTGCGCCATTTCATTGACTCTCTCGGTTCTCTATCCAATCCAATTGGCTCTGTTTTGGACAAATTGCTCATTGGGCTTACCAGAGCCAGAGTTCTTGCCAAGTCGGATGAGGAGATTTTCACCGCCGACGAGGTTTCTACCATTGATTTGCTTAAGCAAATTGGGTTTTCTGATTCTATAATTTCCCGATTCTTCCGTCCGTTTTTTGGTGGGATTTTCTTCGATACCCAATTGGAAACTTCCTCCCGattgtttaatttcattttcaaatgcCTTGCTCTAGGCAATAATACTCTACCAGTCGACGGAATCGGCGCAATCCCTCAACAACTGGCGTCAAATCTTCCACCAGAGACTATTTTACTGAACTCCAAAGTGGTCTCTGTCGATTTCGATGACTCATCGAAATCGAAATCGCCGATTGTGAAGTTACAGAGTGGGGAAATTATAAGGAGCGAAATGGGAGTGATCGTGGCGGTGGAGGAACCTGAGGCGGGAAGATTACTGgcaggaagaaaaaaaatcggAAACCGGAAACCGCCGAGAAGTACAGTGTGTGTGTATTTCACAACGGATCGAGAGAGGATTCCGGTGAAGGAACCGGTGTTGTTTCTGAACGGATCAGGGAAGGGGATCGTGAACAATATGTTTTTTGCGACGAATGTGGCGCCGTCGTACGGGCCTCCGGAAAAGGCGCTGGTGTCAGTGTCGTTGATCGGGAAATTTGAGGGTGTTGAAGATGAGGATCTAACGGCTGAGGTTATCCGGGAGATGGGGGATTGGTTTGGGGAATCGACGGTTGAGGGGTGGAAGCATCTGAGAACGTATAGGATTGAGTTCGCGCAACCGAATCAATCTCCACCATGGGATGTGATGAAGGATCCAACGGTGGAGAATGGGCTTTACGTATGCGGTGATTATTTGACATCCGCCACATTCGACGGTGCTTTAGTCGCCGGGAGAAAGGCGGTCGAAGCTTTGGTCAGGGACAGGGCGGTCATTTAcgtatga
- the LOC116402469 gene encoding dehydrin HIRD11-like — MAGIMKKIQETVQSHKKQHDGENGAHEGVGIVEKMKEKIHGYKEKNKEKKKQRKERKEKKEKEKKEKKAKQKAEEAEEEEDGGESSDGDSDDSGGGSD; from the coding sequence atggCAGGAATAATGAAGAAGATCCAGGAAACAGTGCAGAGCCATAAGAAGCAACACGATGGGGAGAATGGAGCTCATGAAGGAGTTGGGATTGTGGAGAAGATGAAAGAGAAGATCCATGGttacaaagagaaaaacaaagagaagaagaagcaaaggaAGGAGAggaaggagaaaaaagaaaaagagaagaaggagaaaaaagcCAAACAAAAAGcagaagaagcagaagaagaagaagatgggggTGAAAGCAGCGATGGCGATAGTGACGACAGTGGTGGCGGGAGCGACTAA
- the BG2 gene encoding beta-glucosidase 24 — MDSVKRSSFPEDFLFGTASSAYQFEGAAFKDGKGASIWDTFTHKYPQKIMDGSNGDVAVDSYNRYKEDVAIMKQMGFNAYRFSISWPRILPNGKVSGGVNKKGIEYYNNLINELVANDIQPFVTLFQFDLPQSLQDEYQGFLSDQIINDFRDYAELCFKEFGDRVKYWITLNEPYIFNLMSYVETGKFAPGRSSAEHAFDILRGGSEGTEPYIATHNQILAHAATVKVYRTKYQEQQKGEIGMVLVGDWYVPYSDSEEDQSATSRALDFTFGWFLHPLVYGDYPSIMRSVVKERLPKFTEEETILIRESFDFIGFNYFTAYYAKDNSSEAIPNTQTPTYLTDLGPITITHERDGVLIGPKVEESSWLATYPQGLKDALIYLKNNYKNPKIYITEIGSIDIDGPQIDELINDEDRIKYHQHHLYYLNQAIKDGARVKGYFVWSLLDNFEWSMGFLHRFGLHYIDFNDTDLERIPKASAKWFQNFLKDMEDVQQD; from the exons ATGGATTCAG tgAAGAGAAGCAGTTTTCCTgaagattttttatttggcACAGCATCTTCTGCTTACCAg tttgaaGGTGCTGCCTTTAAGGATGGAAAAGGAGCAAGTATTTGGGATACCTTCACTCATAAATACCCAC AGAAAATTATGGATGGCAGCAATGGAGATGTAGCTGTTGATTCCTATAATCGTTACAAG GAAGATGTGGCGATTATGAAACAAATGGGGTTTAATGCCTATAGATTCTCAATCTCGTGGCCGAGAATTTTGCCAA ATGGAAAGGTTAGTGGAGGTGTGAACAAGAAAGGAATCGAGTACTATAACAATCTCATCAACGAACTTGTTGCAAATG ATATCCAACCCTTCGTCACACTTTTCCAATTTGATCTTCCCCAATCTTTACAAGACGAATATCAAGGCTTCCTAAGTGATCAAATTAT AAATGACTTTCGAGACTATGCAGAGCTTTGCTTCAAAGAATTTGGAGACAGAGTGAAATATTGGATAACCTTAAATGAACCGTACATCTTCAACCTTATGAGTTATGTGGAAACTGGAAAATTTGCACCAGGTCGTTCTTCTGCCGAACATGCATTTGATATACTTAGAGGAGGATCTGAGGGAACTGAACCATACATTGCTACTCACAACCAAATTCTGGCTCATGCAGCTACTGTGAAGGTCTACAGGACAAAATATCAG GAACAACAAAAGGGTGAAATTGGCATGGTATTAGTGGGAGATTGGTATGTACCATATTCGGATAGCGAAGAAGATCAAAGCGCAACAAGTCGAGCTTTAGATTTTACTTTTGGTTG GTTCCTCCATCCACTCGTGTATGGAGATTATCCTTCAATTATGAGAAGTGTTGTGAAGGAAAGATTGCCCAAATTCACAGAAGAAGAGACCATTTTGATAAGAGAATCCTTCgattttattggatttaattaCTTTACAGCTTATTATGCAAAGGATAACTCCAGTGAAGCCATTCCAAACACTCAAACTCCAACCTATTTGACTGATTTGGGTCCAATAACTATTACAC ATGAGCGTGATGGAGTCCTAATTGGTCCaaag GTGGAGGAATCATCATGGCTTGCAACTTATCCACAAGGATTGAAAGATGCATTAATATACCTAAAGAACAATtacaaaaacccaaaaatctACATCACAGAAATTG GATCTATTGATATTGATGGCCCTCAAATTGATGAATTGATCAATGATGAAGATAGAATTAAATACCACCAACATCATCTTTATTATCTTAACCAAGCAATCAA GGATGGAGCAAGAGTAAAAGGATATTTTGTATGGTCATTGTTGGACAACTTTGAATGGTCAATGGGATTTTTACATCGCTTTGGTCTCCATTACATTGATTTCAACGACACCGATTTGGAAAGAATCCCAAAGGCCTCAGCTAAATGGTTCCAAAATTTCCTTAAGGACATGGAAGATGTTCAACAAGATTGA
- the LOC105434996 gene encoding protein SRC1, with protein MSGFIEKIGEKLHIGGDHKGEHHDAHKGEHKGEHHDEHKKHEEHHGEGAHKEGIMDKIKDKIHGGDHHEEKGEKKKKEKKKKGEHGHKHEGGDSSSDSDSD; from the coding sequence ATGTCTGGATTCATTGAGAAAATCGGCGAGAAGCTCCACATTGGAGGCGATCACAAGGGAGAGCACCACGACGCTCACAAGGGCGAGCACAAGGGTGAGCATCACGATGAACACAAGAAGCACGAGGAGCACCATGGAGAAGGGGCGCACAAGGAAGGGATAATGGACAAGATCAAGGATAAGATCCATGGGGGTGATCATCATGAGGAGAAaggggagaagaagaagaaggagaagaagaagaagggtgaGCACGGCCACAAACACGAAGGTGGAGATAGCAGCAGCGATAGCGATAGCGATTGA